A stretch of the Kroppenstedtia eburnea genome encodes the following:
- a CDS encoding PTS mannitol transporter subunit IICB has translation MSANQQAIDQNREPAQEQNWKVKVQRMGSHLSGMIMPNIGAFIAWGLITALFIPTGWLPNEHLAKLVDPMIKYLLPLLIGFTGGNMVYGARGGVVGATATIGVIVGADIPMFLGAMLMGPLGGFAIKQVDRLFEGKVRSGFEMLVNNFSAGIVGGLLTLAAYLGIGPVVLWLNKALAAGVEVIVGAGLLPLANIFIEPAKVLFLNNAINHGVLSPVGIEQAANTGKSILFLLEANPGPGLGILLAFTIFGKGSARQSAPGAAIIQFLGGIHEIYFPYILMKPLLILAAIGGGVAGVFTFTLFDAGLVAVPSPGSIFAVLAMTPRGGYVGVLAGVLVAAVVSFLIAALFLKRSSGDEAGDLEEAAKSMEAMKGKKSAAASMLTSQKPVRKIVFACDAGMGSSAMGASVLKNKVNKAGLEIQVTNTSISQLPEDADLVITHKNLTDRAKEKLPHARHISVDNFLNSPEYDALISRLKED, from the coding sequence ATGTCTGCGAATCAACAAGCCATTGACCAAAACAGAGAACCTGCCCAAGAGCAGAATTGGAAAGTGAAGGTCCAACGCATGGGGAGTCACTTGAGCGGGATGATCATGCCCAACATCGGGGCGTTTATCGCCTGGGGACTGATCACGGCTCTGTTTATCCCGACAGGATGGCTTCCCAATGAACACCTGGCCAAACTGGTCGATCCGATGATCAAGTATCTGCTGCCGCTGTTGATCGGGTTTACCGGGGGGAACATGGTGTACGGGGCGCGGGGTGGCGTGGTCGGAGCCACCGCTACAATCGGAGTGATCGTCGGCGCCGATATCCCGATGTTCCTGGGGGCGATGTTGATGGGTCCCTTGGGCGGCTTTGCCATCAAACAGGTGGATCGTCTCTTTGAAGGCAAGGTCCGTTCCGGGTTTGAAATGCTGGTGAATAATTTCTCCGCCGGGATTGTGGGTGGTTTGCTTACCTTGGCCGCCTATCTGGGGATTGGACCGGTGGTGCTGTGGTTGAATAAAGCGTTGGCTGCCGGGGTGGAAGTGATCGTCGGTGCCGGTCTGCTCCCTTTGGCCAACATTTTTATCGAACCGGCCAAAGTGCTCTTCCTGAACAACGCCATCAATCATGGTGTTCTGAGTCCCGTTGGGATCGAGCAGGCGGCGAACACGGGGAAATCGATTCTGTTCCTGCTGGAAGCAAATCCCGGGCCGGGGCTGGGGATTCTGCTCGCCTTCACGATCTTCGGCAAAGGGTCGGCCAGACAGTCGGCTCCCGGTGCGGCCATCATTCAATTCCTGGGTGGAATTCATGAGATCTATTTTCCCTACATCCTGATGAAACCGCTCCTGATTCTGGCGGCCATCGGCGGCGGGGTGGCCGGGGTATTCACCTTTACCTTGTTTGATGCGGGGCTGGTGGCAGTCCCTTCGCCGGGCAGTATCTTCGCCGTGCTGGCCATGACTCCCCGCGGCGGTTATGTCGGTGTTCTGGCCGGTGTCCTGGTTGCCGCCGTTGTCTCCTTCCTGATCGCCGCCCTGTTTTTGAAAAGAAGCTCCGGTGATGAGGCGGGGGACCTGGAAGAAGCGGCCAAAAGCATGGAAGCCATGAAAGGTAAAAAAAGTGCCGCCGCATCCATGCTGACTTCCCAAAAGCCGGTGCGAAAAATTGTGTTTGCTTGTGACGCCGGGATGGGTTCCAGCGCCATGGGAGCTTCTGTCCTGAAAAACAAGGTGAACAAAGCGGGACTGGAGATCCAGGTGACCAACACTTCCATCAGTCAACTGCCTGAGGATGCGGATCTCGTCATCACCCATAAGAACCTGACCGACCGGGCCAAAGAGAAGCTCCCTCATGCCCGTCACATCTCCGTGGACAACTTCCTGAACAGCCCGGAATACGATGCGTTGATCTCCCGCTTAAAAGAAGACTGA